From the genome of Methanofollis sp., one region includes:
- the wtpA gene encoding tungstate ABC transporter substrate-binding protein WtpA: MRGTPLILLALAAVFVLAAGCTGGDDTPTTLKVVPAGSLLLPMEEIEAGFEASHPGVDVQIEGHGSIQCIRQVTDLHRPIDVVVVADQALIPDMMYRTMVDREGNYTDTYTPFATNQMVVAYTDQSRYADEITTENWHEVLSRPDVVVGISNPMLDAAGYRALMVTTLAERYYRDDGLFDAVLGDHLRPNVTVEEKGGVTSITLPEVLKQETGKVRIRDGSIFLLSLVETGGVDYAFEYLSVAEGHGLKYVTLPPEIDLGSAAYAGDYEKAVVKLGFQRFGSIGSERIGNPIVYAATVPNSASHPDLAREFMDYMITRFSEGRGEGWPSPLPA; encoded by the coding sequence ATGAGGGGCACCCCCCTCATTCTCCTCGCTCTTGCGGCGGTGTTTGTCCTTGCGGCCGGGTGCACCGGTGGTGACGACACCCCTACAACCCTGAAGGTCGTCCCGGCCGGGAGTCTTCTTCTCCCTATGGAAGAGATAGAGGCCGGTTTTGAGGCGTCCCACCCTGGTGTGGACGTCCAGATTGAGGGGCACGGCTCCATCCAGTGCATCAGGCAGGTGACTGACCTCCACCGTCCCATCGATGTGGTGGTGGTCGCAGATCAGGCCCTCATCCCTGACATGATGTACCGAACGATGGTGGATAGGGAAGGGAACTACACAGACACGTATACCCCCTTTGCGACCAACCAGATGGTCGTCGCATACACGGACCAGAGCAGGTATGCAGACGAGATCACCACCGAGAACTGGCATGAAGTGCTTTCGAGGCCTGACGTCGTCGTCGGGATCTCGAACCCGATGCTCGATGCCGCAGGCTACAGGGCACTGATGGTGACGACCCTGGCAGAGAGATATTACCGGGACGACGGCCTCTTCGACGCCGTCCTCGGCGATCACCTCAGGCCGAATGTGACGGTGGAAGAAAAGGGCGGCGTCACGTCCATCACCCTTCCCGAGGTGCTCAAGCAGGAGACAGGGAAGGTCAGGATACGCGACGGCAGCATCTTCCTCCTCTCCCTCGTCGAAACCGGGGGGGTGGACTATGCCTTCGAGTACCTGAGCGTGGCGGAGGGACACGGCCTGAAGTACGTCACCCTGCCGCCCGAGATCGACCTCGGCTCTGCAGCATATGCAGGCGACTATGAGAAGGCCGTCGTCAAACTCGGTTTTCAGCGTTTCGGTTCCATTGGGAGCGAGCGGATAGGCAACCCCATCGTCTATGCGGCGACGGTCCCGAACTCTGCCTCCCACCCCGACCTTGCCCGCGAGTTCATGGACTATATGATCACTCGATTCTCAGAGGGTCGTGGCGAGGGATGGCCCTCGCCCCTCCCTGCCTGA
- a CDS encoding PEGA domain-containing protein, with the protein MTEKKSLLLLAVLLFMVAVVAVPVSAATTEVTITKLASDDTTVLDQKTVTWQWMKDNLPVLGDGETTYYNQGPVFEDAWKEVHPGEQYDGWNPTEDVNLVYKDHGEFMGTDVKDLCNLVGGAEPEDLVEIKAYDGLSKKWPAKYIYTPNPRQGPMVIAWYHGKDTGYVDEKFREGMRLYFFGETTNEQGMHVWGNWDMHESWDEEYWYYYNNKYPSASGNSVQVVNKITIHSDEPASSGGSGGSGGDGTSKPTGFTGSALSVTDKGTVNGTVQVITSEGGFCTLESGDSCTIFLNTTGIGKTSGVRLYLFGTNNTGSPSEDGTDLEVSLGNMGLRAEAYYTDDAKGRNPAVETWRYALKTLPSANHTLHVRNTGEDKSSLTLSGGVLVVPLPDTSGNRTSWWIAEGADVIQADPASGVSEDDACTTADFTDPIGQRDDRTVVALSVVSTGAAGNDTFTNRVVLNGGEWTNLLSGGEDAVSIGRADATPYLRDAGNKVEIASIPTGDPGDYIENRIVLLAVTRMPVRALPVTTATVPPTETTTTVEVTSVPVTETETSGDLFSGIWAMIAGWFGIGGDEKIPAPAGTGEKTDVPTQTPAPLMTPSATHATVTVITHPAGAQVFQDGVYTGLITPASLSDLPTGDHILRIELENYRPYETAFDLDEDTDVAVSLEPCNPNLHVDPLCLTLAAVQGMDSRSGGIYVEASDDGADIYIDNKKIDVQTPQVVNGLKEGLHRVKVKKAKASYAVDTKEVCVSPGVVVPVRFDRSENAIQKTLTVDVPAYKGAPCSVNGYYTGKKVPATIKFGGLNSFVSFSRNGSYISVPISNFAEDGSTLTLQPVTDGLTSLRVDSTPQGAEIFVDGFDTGRATPYTVENVSPGRHRVMLAKPGYLPKEDVVLVPKGSEKVDVKFMLASYASGSLYVNSTPDGAKIYLYGQNTGEVTPHLFTGMDIGVYSVKVVGRSDSRTVDDVLVRPGEVTECKVRLRR; encoded by the coding sequence ATGACGGAAAAAAAATCCCTCCTTCTCCTTGCCGTTCTCCTCTTCATGGTGGCGGTGGTCGCAGTGCCGGTCTCGGCCGCAACGACGGAAGTGACGATTACCAAACTGGCGAGTGACGACACGACCGTCCTTGACCAGAAGACGGTCACCTGGCAGTGGATGAAGGATAACCTCCCGGTCCTCGGTGATGGCGAGACGACCTACTACAACCAGGGACCTGTCTTTGAGGACGCGTGGAAGGAGGTTCATCCAGGCGAGCAATATGACGGCTGGAACCCGACCGAGGACGTGAATCTGGTCTACAAGGACCACGGAGAGTTCATGGGCACCGACGTGAAGGACCTCTGCAACCTTGTCGGCGGGGCCGAACCGGAGGACCTCGTCGAGATCAAAGCCTATGACGGTTTATCCAAAAAGTGGCCGGCGAAGTACATTTACACCCCCAATCCCCGGCAGGGACCGATGGTGATCGCCTGGTACCATGGCAAGGACACCGGTTACGTGGATGAAAAATTCCGGGAAGGTATGCGCCTCTACTTCTTCGGCGAGACGACAAACGAGCAGGGTATGCATGTCTGGGGCAACTGGGACATGCACGAGTCCTGGGATGAAGAATACTGGTATTACTACAACAACAAGTACCCCTCAGCGAGCGGCAACTCTGTTCAGGTGGTTAACAAGATTACCATCCACAGCGATGAACCTGCATCTTCCGGGGGATCGGGAGGGTCTGGCGGCGATGGCACAAGCAAGCCCACTGGATTCACGGGTTCGGCCCTCTCAGTCACCGACAAAGGCACGGTGAACGGCACGGTGCAGGTCATCACCTCTGAAGGAGGTTTCTGCACCCTGGAGAGCGGTGATTCCTGCACCATCTTCCTGAACACGACCGGCATAGGTAAGACCTCCGGTGTGCGCCTCTATCTCTTCGGGACAAACAACACGGGTAGTCCGTCTGAAGACGGTACCGACCTTGAAGTCTCCCTGGGGAACATGGGCCTCAGGGCCGAGGCATATTATACCGACGACGCGAAGGGACGCAACCCGGCAGTCGAGACCTGGCGCTATGCCCTGAAGACGCTTCCGTCGGCGAATCATACTCTCCATGTCAGGAATACAGGAGAGGATAAGAGCTCGCTCACCCTTTCTGGTGGCGTCCTCGTCGTACCGCTTCCCGATACCTCGGGCAACCGCACTTCCTGGTGGATTGCCGAGGGTGCCGATGTCATCCAGGCAGACCCCGCATCGGGGGTTTCAGAAGACGACGCCTGCACCACCGCCGATTTCACCGATCCGATAGGGCAGCGGGACGACCGGACAGTCGTTGCTCTCAGTGTCGTCAGCACAGGTGCGGCAGGGAATGACACATTCACAAACCGCGTCGTCCTCAATGGCGGGGAGTGGACCAACCTCCTATCCGGAGGGGAGGACGCCGTCAGCATCGGCAGGGCCGATGCGACTCCCTATCTCAGGGATGCAGGGAATAAAGTCGAGATCGCAAGTATCCCGACCGGCGATCCCGGCGACTACATTGAGAACAGGATCGTCCTCCTTGCCGTGACCCGGATGCCTGTCCGGGCCCTCCCGGTCACGACCGCGACGGTGCCGCCGACAGAGACGACCACAACCGTTGAAGTAACCAGTGTTCCAGTGACAGAGACCGAAACTTCCGGAGATCTCTTTTCCGGAATATGGGCGATGATCGCCGGGTGGTTCGGCATCGGAGGGGATGAAAAGATCCCGGCACCGGCCGGGACGGGAGAGAAAACTGACGTCCCGACCCAGACTCCCGCTCCTCTGATGACGCCTTCAGCGACTCACGCTACGGTCACCGTCATCACACACCCCGCTGGTGCGCAGGTCTTCCAGGACGGGGTATACACCGGTCTGATCACCCCTGCCAGTCTCTCTGACCTGCCGACAGGAGACCACATCCTCAGGATCGAACTGGAGAACTACCGCCCCTACGAGACCGCCTTCGACCTCGATGAGGACACCGATGTCGCTGTCTCCCTCGAACCCTGCAACCCGAACCTCCATGTCGACCCCCTCTGCCTCACCCTTGCCGCCGTCCAGGGGATGGACTCCCGTTCGGGCGGCATCTATGTGGAGGCGAGCGACGATGGGGCAGACATCTACATCGACAACAAAAAGATCGATGTACAGACCCCGCAGGTGGTTAACGGCCTCAAGGAAGGCCTCCACCGCGTGAAGGTGAAGAAGGCGAAAGCCTCCTATGCCGTCGACACGAAGGAGGTCTGTGTCTCTCCGGGCGTCGTCGTCCCTGTACGTTTTGACCGGAGCGAGAATGCGATACAGAAGACCCTCACCGTTGATGTCCCCGCGTATAAGGGGGCACCCTGTTCTGTCAACGGCTACTATACCGGCAAGAAGGTGCCGGCGACGATTAAGTTCGGCGGTCTGAACTCCTTTGTATCATTCAGCAGGAACGGGTCCTATATTTCTGTCCCGATCTCCAACTTTGCCGAGGACGGGAGCACCCTGACACTCCAGCCCGTGACCGACGGCCTGACCTCTCTCCGGGTTGACTCTACCCCGCAGGGTGCCGAAATTTTCGTGGACGGTTTCGACACCGGGCGTGCAACTCCCTACACCGTGGAGAATGTCTCGCCGGGGCGCCATCGGGTCATGCTCGCCAAACCGGGCTACCTCCCGAAGGAGGATGTGGTCCTCGTCCCGAAGGGGAGCGAAAAGGTGGATGTGAAGTTCATGCTTGCGTCCTATGCCAGCGGTTCCCTGTACGTGAACAGCACGCCCGACGGAGCGAAGATCTATCTCTACGGCCAGAACACCGGGGAGGTGACGCCCCATCTCTTCACCGGCATGGACATCGGCGTCTACTCGGTCAAGGTCGTCGGCCGCTCGGACTCGAGGACCGTCGATGACGTGCTGGTCAGGCCCGGGGAGGTGACAGAGTGCAAGGTCAGGCTCAGGAGATGA
- a CDS encoding PocR ligand-binding domain-containing protein, which produces MGHNTPERGIKISDFTDVGKLKALMENLHDITGVPACILTRDGVQVATTRGWSFCTESCRLCAGGPALSCCDSGRVLGLKGGESVMVRCRGSSRMIVAPVCLEGRPVAFFCGGPLSCPDEREMPASPAAVPLLSPENVSRVLSLASTFAGMLSMCITHSFQLVREMEGRKLAENRLHDSEGLYRTIFEHSGTAMAIVRDDGSIVRANLGFGNLLKIDQNVLCGIPWTLFVSPEERERILVIHEKRDLDPLFSMNGYEIALTSVDGRQISAVLHTGKIPGNDCYVLSLLDVTERRRLEEMREEAFAQIDRNFAQLAVLNDRIRNPLTAIVGLAGMAEGAFSEKILRHAMEIDDIVTHLDERWLECETVRGFLRRHYGTEGGRSGSPSASEDKNKFIP; this is translated from the coding sequence ATGGGCCACAATACTCCTGAAAGAGGGATTAAAATCTCTGATTTCACCGATGTCGGCAAGCTGAAGGCGCTGATGGAGAACCTCCACGACATCACCGGCGTCCCCGCCTGTATCCTCACCCGCGACGGCGTGCAGGTGGCCACGACCAGGGGCTGGAGTTTCTGCACAGAGTCCTGCCGCCTGTGTGCGGGTGGGCCGGCCCTCTCCTGCTGTGACAGTGGTCGGGTATTGGGCCTGAAAGGCGGGGAGTCCGTCATGGTCAGGTGTCGGGGAAGTTCCAGGATGATCGTCGCTCCTGTCTGCCTGGAAGGCAGGCCTGTCGCATTTTTCTGCGGCGGGCCTCTCTCCTGTCCTGACGAGAGGGAGATGCCGGCATCCCCGGCGGCGGTGCCTCTCCTCTCCCCGGAGAACGTTTCCCGTGTCCTCTCCCTCGCCTCCACCTTTGCAGGGATGCTCTCGATGTGCATCACCCACAGTTTCCAGCTTGTCAGGGAGATGGAAGGTCGGAAGCTGGCTGAAAACCGTCTTCACGATTCCGAGGGCCTATACAGGACGATCTTCGAGCACAGCGGAACCGCGATGGCGATTGTCAGGGACGACGGTTCGATCGTGCGGGCGAATCTTGGTTTCGGGAACCTGCTCAAGATCGATCAGAACGTGCTCTGCGGGATACCCTGGACCCTGTTCGTCTCCCCTGAGGAGAGGGAGAGGATCCTGGTGATCCATGAAAAACGCGATCTGGATCCCCTTTTTTCGATGAACGGCTATGAGATCGCCCTCACCAGTGTGGACGGCAGGCAGATCTCCGCGGTCCTGCATACAGGCAAGATCCCGGGAAACGACTGCTATGTGCTCTCCCTCCTCGACGTGACCGAACGCCGGCGCCTTGAAGAGATGCGGGAGGAGGCATTTGCCCAGATAGACCGGAACTTCGCCCAGCTCGCCGTCCTCAACGACCGGATCAGAAACCCGCTGACTGCCATCGTGGGCCTTGCCGGGATGGCAGAGGGTGCTTTTTCTGAGAAAATCCTCAGGCATGCGATGGAGATCGACGATATCGTCACCCATCTCGACGAGCGCTGGCTGGAGTGTGAGACCGTCCGCGGCTTCCTGCGAAGGCATTACGGCACAGAGGGGGGGCGGTCGGGCTCCCCCTCCGCTTCAGAGGATAAAAATAAGTTTATTCCCTGA
- a CDS encoding argininosuccinate synthase has translation MNVTKSVFLLLLLCACIAGAQAAPTTSVHVVKFADDGTTVLNETTVDYRWMEANLPVLGDGTTHYYHQGPVFSEDKEAQWDRNETTNFKDRGAVKGTNVADLCDLVGGMQPGDEVMVKAGDGYHIEFGYKNVYEPEPRQGPIGVCWYNGEDAAVGERQGVGYPPDYHVGMRLVLFADNSTNPEGKHVFGNQDMRECFPPERLHLFDDLYPSTSGYTVKWIDEVRVYEGGYSGAKNVPVKSLQGSAAVETTEIPTATQTVQSPGPLFGLLAGLGAAVFARRMRG, from the coding sequence ATGAACGTAACAAAGAGTGTATTTCTGCTCCTGCTCCTCTGCGCATGTATCGCAGGGGCGCAGGCCGCACCGACGACCTCGGTGCATGTGGTAAAGTTTGCGGACGACGGCACCACGGTGCTCAATGAGACGACCGTCGACTACCGGTGGATGGAGGCGAACCTCCCTGTCCTCGGCGACGGCACGACCCACTACTACCACCAGGGCCCGGTCTTCTCCGAGGACAAGGAGGCCCAGTGGGACAGGAACGAGACCACGAACTTCAAGGACCGCGGCGCGGTGAAGGGGACGAACGTTGCCGACCTCTGTGACCTTGTCGGCGGCATGCAACCCGGCGACGAGGTGATGGTCAAGGCAGGTGACGGATATCACATCGAGTTCGGATACAAGAATGTCTATGAACCCGAGCCGCGCCAGGGGCCGATTGGTGTTTGCTGGTACAATGGCGAAGACGCGGCTGTCGGCGAGCGGCAGGGCGTCGGCTATCCGCCGGACTATCATGTTGGGATGCGCCTGGTCCTCTTTGCCGACAACTCCACTAACCCGGAGGGCAAGCATGTCTTTGGCAACCAGGATATGCGCGAGTGCTTCCCACCTGAGCGCCTCCACCTCTTCGATGACCTCTATCCCTCGACTTCAGGCTATACGGTAAAGTGGATCGACGAGGTACGGGTCTATGAGGGCGGGTATAGTGGAGCGAAGAATGTCCCGGTCAAGTCACTCCAGGGATCTGCCGCGGTCGAGACAACAGAGATCCCGACGGCCACACAGACCGTCCAGAGTCCGGGGCCGCTCTTCGGACTCCTGGCAGGGCTTGGTGCTGCCGTCTTTGCAAGGAGGATGCGGGGATGA
- a CDS encoding metallophosphoesterase family protein — MQGQAQEMKRGGLFLPLLFILLMVLPSAVAAGNAPFLWGPYVTGTDGTTAVVSWKTAEPSDGTVAYATAEEFAKAGEYAHTIADPSGVTLHHVRLTDLTAGTTYLYAVTAGDARSQDCRFMTAGSGPFTFAVYSDTRGQVPLFSQMERHRLVADRIAEEENLSFVIHCGDFVTFGNDLAEWDEYFAAAKGMLANTTLVPALGNHEGNRTPYYDAFGVPEWYSYEWGDAHVVVLDSNDWAKGRIDEETAWLEADLARSSGPTFVAFHHPVFSSNERHWGGDRVLQREWAPLFDRYNVTAVFNGHVHAYERYAVNGTPYFVIPCGGEELFPLAEKKAQGFENGLDHTLAYLRVSVDGERVTVSTVPVARISGDNREVVSLYPRNSTFETIEMTPKTERENAAQAPLSPFCACAAAGMVALWMKKER; from the coding sequence GTGCAAGGTCAGGCTCAGGAGATGAAGAGGGGCGGACTTTTCCTTCCTCTTCTCTTTATTCTTCTCATGGTCCTCCCGTCAGCCGTTGCCGCTGGAAATGCCCCATTTCTCTGGGGGCCGTACGTCACCGGCACCGACGGGACGACGGCCGTTGTTTCCTGGAAGACCGCGGAACCGTCTGACGGAACGGTCGCCTATGCGACGGCCGAGGAGTTCGCAAAGGCCGGAGAGTATGCGCACACGATTGCAGACCCCTCTGGTGTAACCCTCCACCATGTGCGGCTGACAGATCTCACGGCCGGGACGACGTACCTCTATGCCGTCACCGCAGGGGATGCCAGGAGTCAGGACTGCCGGTTCATGACCGCCGGTTCCGGGCCGTTCACCTTTGCGGTGTACAGTGACACGAGGGGGCAGGTCCCCCTCTTCTCCCAGATGGAGAGGCACAGGCTTGTTGCCGACAGGATTGCGGAGGAGGAGAACCTCTCCTTTGTCATCCACTGCGGCGACTTCGTCACCTTCGGGAACGACCTCGCCGAATGGGACGAGTATTTCGCGGCGGCGAAGGGGATGCTTGCGAACACCACTCTGGTACCCGCCCTCGGCAACCACGAGGGGAACAGGACGCCTTACTATGACGCCTTCGGCGTCCCGGAGTGGTACTCCTACGAATGGGGCGACGCGCATGTCGTCGTCCTGGACTCGAACGACTGGGCAAAGGGACGGATCGACGAGGAGACCGCCTGGCTGGAGGCCGACCTCGCCCGGTCTTCGGGCCCGACCTTCGTCGCCTTCCACCACCCGGTCTTCTCGTCCAATGAACGTCACTGGGGCGGCGACCGCGTCCTGCAGAGGGAATGGGCGCCTCTCTTCGACCGCTACAACGTAACGGCGGTCTTCAACGGGCATGTCCATGCCTATGAACGCTATGCGGTCAACGGGACGCCGTACTTCGTGATCCCGTGCGGCGGGGAGGAACTCTTCCCTCTTGCCGAAAAAAAGGCCCAGGGTTTTGAAAACGGCCTCGACCACACCCTCGCGTACCTGCGGGTCAGTGTGGACGGAGAGAGGGTGACAGTCTCCACGGTGCCTGTTGCCAGGATCTCCGGGGATAACAGGGAGGTTGTGAGCCTCTACCCCCGGAATAGCACTTTCGAGACGATTGAAATGACGCCGAAGACAGAGAGGGAGAACGCTGCACAGGCGCCTCTCTCTCCCTTCTGTGCATGTGCAGCGGCCGGTATGGTCGCCCTGTGGATGAAAAAAGAAAGGTGA
- a CDS encoding molybdopterin-dependent oxidoreductase, whose product MKTRFVWFLAVFALICAVAACGCIGTTGTTDPAVQAVEDISWNLTVSDGTNEKVLSFSEIKNLPAWEGYGYAVSTVGIKYGPYNVKGVTLTTLVDLVGGSGEGDQVGITAPDGYYWVFDDEQMAGKGFVTFDQNLKEKSSPTLTLVLAYEFNGTAIPDGDGGPLRIVVGTGEPNTITEGSAWVKWVDRIEVKRS is encoded by the coding sequence ATGAAGACTCGTTTCGTTTGGTTCCTGGCTGTCTTTGCCCTCATCTGCGCTGTAGCCGCCTGCGGGTGTATCGGGACCACTGGAACTACTGATCCCGCCGTTCAGGCTGTTGAGGATATATCCTGGAACCTCACAGTTTCTGACGGCACCAATGAAAAGGTACTCTCCTTCTCTGAGATTAAAAACCTCCCCGCCTGGGAAGGCTATGGCTATGCGGTCTCCACGGTTGGGATCAAGTACGGGCCATACAATGTCAAGGGCGTAACCCTTACAACACTGGTCGATCTCGTTGGCGGGTCTGGAGAAGGCGATCAGGTCGGAATCACAGCCCCTGACGGCTACTACTGGGTCTTCGATGACGAGCAGATGGCCGGGAAGGGTTTTGTGACCTTTGACCAGAACCTCAAAGAGAAATCCTCACCTACTCTTACCTTGGTCCTCGCCTACGAGTTCAATGGAACAGCGATCCCTGATGGAGACGGCGGTCCCTTGCGGATCGTGGTCGGCACCGGTGAACCAAACACTATCACCGAGGGGAGCGCCTGGGTGAAGTGGGTGGACCGGATCGAGGTGAAACGTTCATGA
- a CDS encoding argininosuccinate synthase, translating into MKNHSIVSIIILAVCLLVLPAVATTDVHIVRYAPDGTTVLTETTVNYTWMETNLPVLGDGKTHYYHQGPTFNESDLWDPAEYQNVESRDYGAVKGTAVRALCDLVGGMGPDDTLRVKAEDGFYKNFSYATVYGDDPRKGTIGLAWYVGEDSVTGDPQGSGYVPEYYDGIRLIFFADASTNPWGRHVFGDNDMKETLPEDEWHLYSGKWPSTSGLSVKQVSNLEIYTHNSAAGKEKVPATQAPLGIAVVLAALAAVCALRR; encoded by the coding sequence ATGAAAAACCATAGCATTGTGTCGATCATCATCCTCGCCGTCTGCCTTCTTGTCCTGCCGGCGGTGGCGACGACCGACGTCCATATCGTCAGGTATGCCCCTGACGGCACGACCGTCCTCACCGAGACGACGGTGAACTATACCTGGATGGAGACGAACCTTCCCGTCCTCGGCGATGGTAAGACCCACTACTACCACCAGGGACCGACCTTCAATGAGTCTGACCTGTGGGATCCTGCCGAGTACCAGAACGTGGAGAGCAGGGACTATGGTGCTGTGAAGGGCACCGCCGTCAGGGCCCTCTGCGACCTTGTCGGCGGCATGGGACCCGACGACACCCTCCGGGTGAAGGCAGAGGACGGGTTCTACAAGAATTTCTCCTACGCAACCGTCTATGGCGACGACCCGCGGAAGGGCACGATAGGCCTTGCCTGGTATGTCGGCGAGGACTCCGTCACCGGCGACCCGCAGGGCTCGGGCTATGTCCCTGAGTACTATGACGGCATCCGCCTGATCTTCTTTGCCGACGCCTCGACGAATCCGTGGGGCCGGCATGTCTTCGGGGACAACGATATGAAGGAGACCCTGCCCGAGGACGAGTGGCATCTCTACAGCGGAAAATGGCCGTCGACGAGCGGTCTCTCTGTCAAGCAGGTGAGCAACCTTGAGATCTATACGCATAACAGTGCAGCAGGCAAGGAGAAAGTACCCGCTACGCAGGCACCCCTCGGAATTGCCGTGGTCCTTGCGGCCCTCGCCGCCGTATGCGCCCTCAGGAGATGA